One segment of Pseudodesulfovibrio sp. 5S69 DNA contains the following:
- a CDS encoding Fe-S-containing hydro-lyase, protein MAEYKLNTPLTDEDIEQLKAGDVVFLSGTIYSARDAAHKKLVELLDAGKELPFELEGSAIYYVGPSPAPPGRPIGSAGPTTSYRMDTYAPRLHSLGMKASIGKGKRSDEVKAAMKEYKGVYFGATGGAGALLSNSIVESTVIAFEELGPEAVRKMKVKDFPLLVINDCHGGELYVKPRLDTVG, encoded by the coding sequence ATGGCCGAATACAAGCTGAACACGCCGCTGACGGACGAGGACATTGAGCAGCTCAAAGCCGGGGACGTGGTTTTCCTGTCCGGGACCATCTATTCTGCGCGCGACGCGGCCCACAAGAAGCTGGTGGAGCTGCTGGACGCGGGCAAGGAGTTGCCCTTCGAGCTGGAAGGCTCGGCCATCTATTACGTGGGGCCGAGCCCGGCTCCTCCCGGCCGGCCCATCGGCTCGGCCGGACCGACCACTTCCTACCGCATGGACACCTACGCCCCGAGGCTGCATTCGCTCGGCATGAAGGCGTCCATCGGCAAGGGCAAACGCTCCGATGAGGTCAAGGCGGCCATGAAGGAATACAAGGGCGTCTATTTCGGGGCCACGGGCGGGGCGGGCGCGTTGTTGTCCAACTCCATCGTGGAATCCACGGTCATTGCCTTCGAGGAACTGGGCCCCGAGGCTGTGCGCAAAATGAAAGTCAAGGATTTCCCGCTGCTGGTCATCAACGACTGCCACGGCGGCGAATTATACGTCAAACCGAGGCTTGACACGGTCGGGTAA
- a CDS encoding PLP-dependent aminotransferase family protein, translating to MSQHFARRMSTVHRSFIREILKVTADPEIISFAGGLPNPELFPVAAMDAAAHEVFTDIGANALQYSTTEGDAGLRAIIAERYEKRGLTVDPDTVLVTTGSQQILDICGKVFMDRGSKVVIERPGYLGAIQAFSLFEPEFVPISLEDDGPNLVELEAAFQDGAKCFYAVPNFQNPSGVSYSLEKRKGVAALADRYGVLFVEDDPYGELRFLGEDLPSVFSFCEKKGLLCGSFSKIAAPGFRIGWVVAPEKDIYDKLVIAKQAADLHTSTVAQAIMRRYLETNDIESHVALIKDRYGRQRECMVEMIGRYFPEGVVITRPEGGMFLWATMPEGCSSMELLDMAIRDKVAFVPGRPFYVDGSGENTLRLNFSNSDEARIEEGIKRLGKSIASFLK from the coding sequence ATGTCCCAACATTTCGCCCGGAGGATGAGTACCGTTCACCGCTCGTTCATCCGGGAAATTCTGAAAGTCACGGCCGACCCGGAAATCATTTCCTTTGCGGGCGGCCTGCCCAACCCCGAACTCTTCCCCGTCGCCGCCATGGATGCGGCCGCCCACGAGGTCTTTACGGACATCGGGGCGAACGCCCTGCAGTATTCGACCACCGAGGGCGATGCGGGGCTCCGTGCCATCATCGCCGAGCGGTACGAGAAGCGCGGCCTGACCGTGGACCCGGACACCGTCCTGGTGACCACCGGTTCCCAGCAGATTCTCGATATCTGCGGCAAAGTCTTCATGGACCGGGGCAGCAAGGTGGTCATCGAGCGGCCCGGCTACCTCGGGGCCATCCAGGCGTTCTCGCTGTTCGAGCCCGAATTCGTCCCCATCTCCCTGGAGGACGACGGGCCGAACCTCGTTGAACTGGAGGCGGCCTTCCAGGACGGGGCCAAGTGCTTCTACGCGGTGCCCAACTTCCAGAACCCGTCGGGCGTGAGCTACTCCCTGGAGAAGCGCAAGGGCGTGGCGGCCCTGGCCGACCGGTACGGCGTGCTTTTCGTGGAGGACGACCCCTACGGCGAACTGCGCTTTTTGGGCGAGGACCTGCCGAGCGTTTTCTCCTTCTGCGAAAAGAAGGGGCTGCTATGCGGCTCGTTCTCCAAGATCGCCGCGCCGGGTTTCCGCATCGGTTGGGTAGTCGCTCCGGAGAAGGATATCTACGACAAGCTGGTCATCGCCAAGCAGGCGGCCGACCTGCATACCTCCACCGTGGCCCAGGCGATCATGCGCCGATACCTGGAGACCAACGACATCGAGTCCCACGTGGCCCTGATCAAGGACCGCTACGGCCGCCAGCGGGAATGCATGGTCGAGATGATCGGCCGGTATTTCCCGGAGGGCGTGGTCATCACCAGGCCGGAGGGCGGCATGTTTCTGTGGGCGACCATGCCCGAGGGTTGTTCGAGCATGGAGCTTCTGGACATGGCCATTCGGGACAAGGTGGCCTTCGTGCCCGGCAGGCCGTTTTATGTGGACGGCTCGGGCGAGAACACCCTGCGCCTGAACTTTTCCAATTCGGACGAGGCTCGGATCGAAGAGGGCATCAAGCGGCTCGGCAAGTCCATCGCTTCGTTCCTGAAGTAA